The following proteins are encoded in a genomic region of Periophthalmus magnuspinnatus isolate fPerMag1 chromosome 23, fPerMag1.2.pri, whole genome shotgun sequence:
- the LOC117391727 gene encoding myelin regulatory factor-like protein isoform X1: MFHPQEQSPHLGSMEPGVPKQDVVGENEALHQFFSGEDVSGVLDSSVSVDTSILEQYLSADMCPNNFILPESPPDSGSEAFSPAQMPECIYKHSLWSNPQMCESGHVSSSCRFKSNSVSSSELLTHEQLRTMGLTNINIKPGTPPAPPALKPHIHQSPRQMHSLPPRSSLQGYTPLTPPSPPLCSQYCTPFPEQEPCLSTSSCSQASTSISHSSSQESRKRKRSDCEDTLGPKAPYDVNISGNASTSSSITGSGSCSSLTWDQYNPGQWSTLLDSNYQPLSPLVYHVDADKGFTYSTADDVFVCQKKNHFQVTVHIGITGDPHYVMTTSGSQEVNHFEIKVFGVKLEDPSHHVLIEQSQPDRSKKPFHPVRVSLPSRKMTKVTLGRLHFSETTANNIRKKGKPNPDQRYFQMVVGLYAAVKEEILLLAALVSEKIIVRASNPGQFETEGDSMWQRGVVQDSVVCHGRVGINTDSPDEALVVCGNAKVMGTILQPSDQRAKHNVQEVNSEQQLKRITQMRIVEFDYKPEFAATMGIDQPHQTGVIAQEVKELLPSAVREVGDVTCSDGEKIDNFLMVDKEQIFIENIGAVQQLSKLTNNLETRIQDLEIWNQRLAKLKSLTGSLRSHRKNSSVSTTPTNVPSETQKTKKNGKSHKYNHCLQHRVFQASVFTLLATLAFCMISITALYLVTLEEDTDTTHGHSNSSLIPPTSTAWTSTAQPTSSPGSWPPEVDFCDILYCDQVYCCPSHQGGSAGFTITLHDGWEEKHNQTKMRIQYFYNQLKSARDWTNTTIQHFMIKENQQIIDSKYCLRDECGPSRFVYRVPISQFVPGNMRITLLMNSTELLVVHLCYFDESAPCTSRLDINTVTGSQYPSNTQGVHEWPLHVARLYHSSYHFRSSVAGQANCSTDHHYAGVLFTDYHFHFYRRCTD; encoded by the exons ATGTTTCATCCCCAAGAGCAGAGCCCTCATTTGGGTAGCATGGAGCCCGGAGTACCCAAGCAAGATGTTGTGGGCGAGAATGAGGCACTTCACCAGTTCTTCAGTG GTGAAGACGTAAGTGGAGTATTGGACAGTTCTGTTTCTGTAGATACGAGCATCCTTGAACAGTACCTCAGTGCTGATATGTGCCCCAACAACTT CATTCTTCCAGAATCTCCTCCTGACTCAGGGTCAGAGGCCTTTTCTCCTGCACAAATGCCTG AATGTATCTACAAGCATTCACTTTGGTCAAACCCGCAGATGTGTGAGTCTGGGCATGTGTCTTCATCGTGTCGGTTTAAGAGTAACTCTGTCTCGTCATCTGAACTACTGACCCATGAACAGCTACGAACCATGGGTCTAACAAACATTAACATCAAACCTGGgacccctcctgctcctcctgccttAAAACCCCACATACACCAGTCTCCCAGACAGATGCACTCTTTGCCCCCTAGAAGCAGCTTGCAAGGATACACCCCTCTTACCCCCCCATCACCACCTCTCTGTTCCCAATACTGTACACCATTCCCTGAGCAGGAACCCTGCCTGTCCACTTCATCTTGCTCTCAAGCATCTACCTCCATCTCCCACAGCAG TTCTCAAGAGAGTAGAAAAAGGAAGAGATCAGACTGTGAAGACACACTGGGACCTAAAGCACCATATGACGTTAACATCAGTGGGAACGCCAGCACGAGCAGCAGCATCACTGGCAGTGGGTCATGCAGCTCATTAACATGGGACCAGTACAATCCaggacagtggagcactttgtTAGACAGCAACTACCAGCCTCT ATCACCTCTGGTCTACCATGTTGATGCAGATAAAGGCTTCACCTACTCAACAGCAGATGACGTTTTTGTCTGTCAGAAGAAGAACCACTTCCAGGTCACAGTCCACATTGGGATCACAGGAGACCCCCATTATGTCATGACGACCAGTGGGTCACAGGAAGTCAACCACTTTGAAATTAAAGTTTTTGGAGTCAAA TTGGAAGACCCCAGTCACCATGTGCTGATTGAGCAGTCACAACCGGATCGGAGCAAAAAGCCTTTTCATCCCGTCAG AGTCAGTCTACCAAGCAGAAAAATGACCAAGGTGACTCTTGGTCGACTACACTTTAGTGAGACAACTGCCAATAACATAAGAAAAAAAGGCAAACCAAACCCAGACCAGAg ATATTTCCAGATGGTTGTCGGTTTGTATGCTGCTGTGAAAGAAGAGATATTATTACTGGCTGCACTGGTGTCAGAAAAAATCATTGTCAGA GCGTCTAACCCAGGTCAGTTTGAGACGGAGGGAGACTCCATGTGGCAGCGAGGGGTAGTACAGGACTCTGTGGTATGTCATGGACGTGTCGGCATTAACACAGACTCTCCTGATGAAGCATTGGTTGTATGTGGAAATGCCAAAGTGATGGGCACAATCCTGCAACCATCAGATCAGCGTGCTAAGCACAACGTACAGGAG GTCAACTCCGAACAACAACTGAAACGAATCACTCAAATGAGGATAGTGGAGTTTGATTATAAACCAGAGTTCGCCGCAACAATGGGAATAGATCAACCTCACCAAACAG GTGTAATAGCTCAAGAGGTAAAGGAGCTCCTGCCGTCTGCAGTCAGAGAAGTAGGAGATGTCACTTGCTCTGATGGAGAAAAAATAGACAATTTTCTTATGGTGGACAAG GAGCAGATTTTTATAGAAAATATTGGTGCAGTACAGCAGCTGTCAAAGCTCACTAACAACCTGGAGACAAGGATTCAAGACCTGGAGATTTGGAACCAGCGACTGGCCAAACTCAAGAGTCTCACGGGCAGCCTCCGCTCACACAG AAAAAATAGCAGTGTTTCTACAACACCGACTAATGTgccatctgaaacacaaaaaacaaagaaaaatggcAAGTCCCACAAGTATAACCACTGTTTACAGCACAGAGTCTTTCAGGCCAGCGTCTTCACACTTCTGGCTACTCTGGCTTTTTG tATGATCTCTATCACCGCTCTGTACCTGGTCACTTTGGAGGAGGATACAGACACCACCCACGGTCACAG TAATTCAAGCTTAATCCCTCCAACAAGTACTGCCTGGACAAGCACAG CACAACCAACGAGTTCCCCTGGGTCTTGGCCGCCAGAGGTGGACTTCTGTGACATCCTGTACTGTGACCAGGTGTACTGTTGCCCCTCACACCAAGGGGGCAGCGCTGGCTTCACTATCACCCTTCATGACGGATGGGAAGAAAAGCACAATCAAACAA AAATGAGaatacaatatttttataaTCAACTGAAAAGTGCCAGAGACT ggACAAATACAACCATTCAACACTTCATGATCAAGGAAAATCAACAGATTATTGACAGTAAATATTGTCTTAGAGATGAATGTGG GCCGAGCAGGTTTGTCTATAGAGTTCCCATCAGCCAGTTTGTGCCTGGTAACATGAGGATCACTCTGCTCATGAA TTCTACAGAGCTTCTAGTGGTTcatctttgttattttgatgaGTCAGCACCCTGTACATCCCGACTGGATATAAACACTGTGACTGGGAGCCAATATCCTTCAAATACACAG gGAGTGCATGAATGGCCTCTTCATGTCGCTCGTCTGTATCACAGCTCATATCACTTCCGATCATCTGTTGCG GGCCAAGCGAACTGCAGTACTGACCATCATTATGCCGGAGTGCTGTTTACTGACTACCATTTCCACTTCTACAGACGTTGCACTGACTAA
- the LOC117391727 gene encoding myelin regulatory factor-like protein isoform X2 — protein sequence MEPGVPKQDVVGENEALHQFFSGEDVSGVLDSSVSVDTSILEQYLSADMCPNNFILPESPPDSGSEAFSPAQMPECIYKHSLWSNPQMCESGHVSSSCRFKSNSVSSSELLTHEQLRTMGLTNINIKPGTPPAPPALKPHIHQSPRQMHSLPPRSSLQGYTPLTPPSPPLCSQYCTPFPEQEPCLSTSSCSQASTSISHSSSQESRKRKRSDCEDTLGPKAPYDVNISGNASTSSSITGSGSCSSLTWDQYNPGQWSTLLDSNYQPLSPLVYHVDADKGFTYSTADDVFVCQKKNHFQVTVHIGITGDPHYVMTTSGSQEVNHFEIKVFGVKLEDPSHHVLIEQSQPDRSKKPFHPVRVSLPSRKMTKVTLGRLHFSETTANNIRKKGKPNPDQRYFQMVVGLYAAVKEEILLLAALVSEKIIVRASNPGQFETEGDSMWQRGVVQDSVVCHGRVGINTDSPDEALVVCGNAKVMGTILQPSDQRAKHNVQEVNSEQQLKRITQMRIVEFDYKPEFAATMGIDQPHQTGVIAQEVKELLPSAVREVGDVTCSDGEKIDNFLMVDKEQIFIENIGAVQQLSKLTNNLETRIQDLEIWNQRLAKLKSLTGSLRSHRKNSSVSTTPTNVPSETQKTKKNGKSHKYNHCLQHRVFQASVFTLLATLAFCMISITALYLVTLEEDTDTTHGHSNSSLIPPTSTAWTSTAQPTSSPGSWPPEVDFCDILYCDQVYCCPSHQGGSAGFTITLHDGWEEKHNQTKMRIQYFYNQLKSARDWTNTTIQHFMIKENQQIIDSKYCLRDECGPSRFVYRVPISQFVPGNMRITLLMNSTELLVVHLCYFDESAPCTSRLDINTVTGSQYPSNTQGVHEWPLHVARLYHSSYHFRSSVAGQANCSTDHHYAGVLFTDYHFHFYRRCTD from the exons ATGGAGCCCGGAGTACCCAAGCAAGATGTTGTGGGCGAGAATGAGGCACTTCACCAGTTCTTCAGTG GTGAAGACGTAAGTGGAGTATTGGACAGTTCTGTTTCTGTAGATACGAGCATCCTTGAACAGTACCTCAGTGCTGATATGTGCCCCAACAACTT CATTCTTCCAGAATCTCCTCCTGACTCAGGGTCAGAGGCCTTTTCTCCTGCACAAATGCCTG AATGTATCTACAAGCATTCACTTTGGTCAAACCCGCAGATGTGTGAGTCTGGGCATGTGTCTTCATCGTGTCGGTTTAAGAGTAACTCTGTCTCGTCATCTGAACTACTGACCCATGAACAGCTACGAACCATGGGTCTAACAAACATTAACATCAAACCTGGgacccctcctgctcctcctgccttAAAACCCCACATACACCAGTCTCCCAGACAGATGCACTCTTTGCCCCCTAGAAGCAGCTTGCAAGGATACACCCCTCTTACCCCCCCATCACCACCTCTCTGTTCCCAATACTGTACACCATTCCCTGAGCAGGAACCCTGCCTGTCCACTTCATCTTGCTCTCAAGCATCTACCTCCATCTCCCACAGCAG TTCTCAAGAGAGTAGAAAAAGGAAGAGATCAGACTGTGAAGACACACTGGGACCTAAAGCACCATATGACGTTAACATCAGTGGGAACGCCAGCACGAGCAGCAGCATCACTGGCAGTGGGTCATGCAGCTCATTAACATGGGACCAGTACAATCCaggacagtggagcactttgtTAGACAGCAACTACCAGCCTCT ATCACCTCTGGTCTACCATGTTGATGCAGATAAAGGCTTCACCTACTCAACAGCAGATGACGTTTTTGTCTGTCAGAAGAAGAACCACTTCCAGGTCACAGTCCACATTGGGATCACAGGAGACCCCCATTATGTCATGACGACCAGTGGGTCACAGGAAGTCAACCACTTTGAAATTAAAGTTTTTGGAGTCAAA TTGGAAGACCCCAGTCACCATGTGCTGATTGAGCAGTCACAACCGGATCGGAGCAAAAAGCCTTTTCATCCCGTCAG AGTCAGTCTACCAAGCAGAAAAATGACCAAGGTGACTCTTGGTCGACTACACTTTAGTGAGACAACTGCCAATAACATAAGAAAAAAAGGCAAACCAAACCCAGACCAGAg ATATTTCCAGATGGTTGTCGGTTTGTATGCTGCTGTGAAAGAAGAGATATTATTACTGGCTGCACTGGTGTCAGAAAAAATCATTGTCAGA GCGTCTAACCCAGGTCAGTTTGAGACGGAGGGAGACTCCATGTGGCAGCGAGGGGTAGTACAGGACTCTGTGGTATGTCATGGACGTGTCGGCATTAACACAGACTCTCCTGATGAAGCATTGGTTGTATGTGGAAATGCCAAAGTGATGGGCACAATCCTGCAACCATCAGATCAGCGTGCTAAGCACAACGTACAGGAG GTCAACTCCGAACAACAACTGAAACGAATCACTCAAATGAGGATAGTGGAGTTTGATTATAAACCAGAGTTCGCCGCAACAATGGGAATAGATCAACCTCACCAAACAG GTGTAATAGCTCAAGAGGTAAAGGAGCTCCTGCCGTCTGCAGTCAGAGAAGTAGGAGATGTCACTTGCTCTGATGGAGAAAAAATAGACAATTTTCTTATGGTGGACAAG GAGCAGATTTTTATAGAAAATATTGGTGCAGTACAGCAGCTGTCAAAGCTCACTAACAACCTGGAGACAAGGATTCAAGACCTGGAGATTTGGAACCAGCGACTGGCCAAACTCAAGAGTCTCACGGGCAGCCTCCGCTCACACAG AAAAAATAGCAGTGTTTCTACAACACCGACTAATGTgccatctgaaacacaaaaaacaaagaaaaatggcAAGTCCCACAAGTATAACCACTGTTTACAGCACAGAGTCTTTCAGGCCAGCGTCTTCACACTTCTGGCTACTCTGGCTTTTTG tATGATCTCTATCACCGCTCTGTACCTGGTCACTTTGGAGGAGGATACAGACACCACCCACGGTCACAG TAATTCAAGCTTAATCCCTCCAACAAGTACTGCCTGGACAAGCACAG CACAACCAACGAGTTCCCCTGGGTCTTGGCCGCCAGAGGTGGACTTCTGTGACATCCTGTACTGTGACCAGGTGTACTGTTGCCCCTCACACCAAGGGGGCAGCGCTGGCTTCACTATCACCCTTCATGACGGATGGGAAGAAAAGCACAATCAAACAA AAATGAGaatacaatatttttataaTCAACTGAAAAGTGCCAGAGACT ggACAAATACAACCATTCAACACTTCATGATCAAGGAAAATCAACAGATTATTGACAGTAAATATTGTCTTAGAGATGAATGTGG GCCGAGCAGGTTTGTCTATAGAGTTCCCATCAGCCAGTTTGTGCCTGGTAACATGAGGATCACTCTGCTCATGAA TTCTACAGAGCTTCTAGTGGTTcatctttgttattttgatgaGTCAGCACCCTGTACATCCCGACTGGATATAAACACTGTGACTGGGAGCCAATATCCTTCAAATACACAG gGAGTGCATGAATGGCCTCTTCATGTCGCTCGTCTGTATCACAGCTCATATCACTTCCGATCATCTGTTGCG GGCCAAGCGAACTGCAGTACTGACCATCATTATGCCGGAGTGCTGTTTACTGACTACCATTTCCACTTCTACAGACGTTGCACTGACTAA